The proteins below come from a single Arthrobacter sp. B1I2 genomic window:
- a CDS encoding general stress protein, translating to MSNIFGAPKAGAANGPDDARAVPTGDTVGSYSSYLDAQKAVDYLADQQFPVQMVSIVGNELKMVERVTGRLSYPRVALSGALSGMWFGLFVGVMLSFFAPSPGYFSILTSVLMGAAFFMLFGIVTYAMQRGKRDFTSTSQVVATSYDVIVAPEAAHEARRLLQQLPMSRSDAASGHGPYTQQDYSNQPYQHQQQPGQGQQPGQGPARPAGWNDPYGQRPSGSPDQDGPAQDGSVQDGHGYPNDGGQQHSGQQYNGAHQQQPAQPAAPARAVRYPDLPDGRPQYGVRLPQGPAAGQGQPGAGQPTERNAENGAEHPADSQYGPDGDQHHGEHRQ from the coding sequence ATGTCGAACATTTTTGGTGCTCCCAAGGCCGGGGCCGCGAACGGACCGGACGATGCCCGTGCCGTACCCACCGGTGACACCGTAGGCTCCTACTCGTCCTACCTCGACGCCCAGAAAGCAGTTGACTACCTTGCGGACCAGCAGTTTCCGGTCCAGATGGTGTCCATTGTGGGCAATGAGCTGAAGATGGTGGAGCGGGTTACGGGGCGCCTGAGCTATCCAAGGGTGGCACTTTCAGGGGCACTGAGCGGCATGTGGTTCGGCCTGTTCGTGGGCGTCATGCTGTCCTTCTTTGCACCATCACCCGGGTACTTCTCGATCCTGACGTCGGTGCTGATGGGTGCGGCCTTCTTCATGCTCTTCGGCATCGTCACCTACGCCATGCAGCGCGGCAAGCGGGACTTCACGTCCACCAGCCAGGTTGTGGCAACGAGCTACGACGTCATCGTGGCACCCGAGGCCGCCCACGAGGCGCGGCGCCTGCTGCAGCAGCTGCCGATGTCACGCTCGGACGCGGCATCCGGCCACGGTCCATACACCCAGCAGGACTACTCCAACCAGCCGTACCAGCACCAGCAGCAGCCGGGACAGGGGCAGCAGCCGGGGCAGGGTCCGGCCCGTCCCGCCGGGTGGAACGATCCCTACGGCCAGCGGCCCTCCGGTTCGCCGGACCAGGACGGACCGGCCCAGGACGGATCAGTCCAGGACGGACACGGTTACCCCAACGACGGCGGCCAGCAGCACAGCGGCCAGCAGTACAACGGCGCGCATCAACAGCAGCCGGCGCAGCCAGCCGCCCCGGCCCGGGCAGTCCGCTACCCGGACCTGCCCGACGGCCGTCCCCAGTATGGCGTCCGCCTGCCGCAGGGTCCCGCCGCTGGCCAGGGCCAGCCAGGGGCAGGACAGCCCACAGAGCGCAACGCAGAAAACGGTGCTGAACACCCTGCGGACAGCCAGTACGGTCCGGACGGGGACCAGCACCACGGCGAACACCGGCAATAG
- a CDS encoding DEAD/DEAH box helicase → MSELHTHQLLTDESGTETIEPEETIISDETPHEIAEKSFADYNVREDIVESLADAGITHPFPIQAMTLPVALAGHDIIGQAKTGTGKTLGFGIPALQRVIGQDDPGYAKLAVPGAPQALVIVPTRELAVQVAGDLVTASRKRNARIATIYGGRAYEPQVEALKQGVEVVVGTPGRLIDLYKQKLLSLKNVKIVVLDEADEMLDLGFLPDVETLIAGTPAVRQTLLFSATMPGPVVAMARRYMTKPTHIRAADPEDEGLTKRDIRQLIYRAHSMDKIEVVARILQARGRGRTIIFTKTKRTAAKVAEELVDRGFAAAAIHGDLGQGAREQALRAFRNNKVDVLVATDVAARGIDVDDVTHVINYQCVEDEKIYLHRVGRTGRAGNKGTAVTFVDWDDMPRWGLINKALGLSVPEPVETYSSSPHLFEELDIPEGTKGRLPRDKRVLAGVDAEVLEDLGETGKKNTRPSARDSARDGARSSGRDSGRSGSREGGRSGSRDGAREGGRDSGRSGERRRRSPEKETAAGPAEASAPATASAPAEVDRATRARRRTRTRRRNGEVVAGADNGTQPGNAEG, encoded by the coding sequence GTGAGTGAATTGCATACCCACCAGCTTCTAACCGATGAGTCCGGCACGGAAACCATAGAGCCGGAAGAAACCATCATCTCGGACGAGACGCCGCATGAGATCGCGGAAAAGTCCTTTGCCGACTACAACGTCCGTGAGGACATCGTTGAATCCCTGGCTGACGCCGGGATCACCCACCCCTTCCCCATCCAGGCCATGACCCTGCCGGTGGCCCTGGCCGGCCATGACATTATCGGCCAGGCCAAGACCGGCACCGGCAAAACCCTGGGCTTCGGCATTCCCGCACTCCAGCGGGTCATCGGGCAGGACGACCCCGGCTATGCCAAGCTCGCCGTGCCGGGAGCCCCGCAGGCCCTGGTCATCGTTCCCACGCGTGAACTGGCCGTGCAGGTGGCCGGGGACCTGGTGACGGCGTCACGCAAGCGCAATGCGAGGATTGCCACCATTTACGGTGGCCGCGCCTACGAGCCCCAGGTGGAGGCCCTGAAGCAGGGCGTCGAGGTTGTGGTGGGCACCCCCGGCCGGCTGATCGACCTCTACAAGCAAAAGCTCCTGAGCCTGAAGAACGTCAAGATCGTGGTGCTCGACGAGGCCGACGAGATGCTGGACCTGGGCTTCCTGCCGGACGTTGAAACCCTCATCGCGGGCACCCCGGCCGTCCGCCAGACCCTGCTGTTCTCCGCCACCATGCCCGGCCCGGTCGTCGCGATGGCACGCCGCTACATGACCAAGCCCACCCACATCCGCGCCGCGGATCCCGAGGATGAGGGCCTCACCAAGCGCGACATCCGCCAGCTGATCTACCGTGCCCACAGCATGGACAAGATCGAGGTGGTGGCCCGCATCCTGCAGGCCCGCGGACGCGGCCGGACCATCATCTTCACCAAGACCAAGCGCACCGCCGCCAAGGTCGCAGAGGAACTCGTGGACCGCGGCTTCGCTGCGGCCGCCATCCACGGCGACCTCGGCCAGGGCGCCCGCGAGCAGGCGCTGCGCGCCTTCCGCAACAACAAGGTCGACGTCCTCGTCGCCACCGACGTCGCCGCGCGCGGCATCGACGTTGACGACGTGACGCACGTGATCAACTACCAGTGCGTCGAAGACGAGAAGATCTACCTGCACCGCGTCGGCCGCACCGGCCGCGCGGGCAACAAGGGCACCGCCGTGACCTTCGTCGACTGGGACGACATGCCGCGCTGGGGCCTGATCAACAAGGCCCTGGGCCTGAGCGTGCCCGAACCGGTTGAGACCTACTCCTCCTCGCCGCACCTGTTCGAGGAACTGGACATCCCGGAGGGCACCAAGGGCCGCCTCCCCCGCGACAAGCGGGTGCTCGCCGGCGTCGACGCAGAAGTCCTCGAAGACCTTGGCGAGACCGGCAAGAAGAACACCCGCCCCAGCGCAAGGGACAGTGCCCGGGACGGCGCCAGGAGCAGCGGGCGCGACTCCGGCCGCTCCGGCTCCCGTGAGGGCGGCCGTTCCGGCTCCCGTGACGGTGCACGCGAAGGCGGCCGTGACAGCGGACGCTCCGGTGAGCGCCGTCGTCGTTCGCCCGAGAAGGAAACCGCGGCCGGTCCCGCAGAGGCAAGCGCCCCGGCAACGGCGAGCGCCCCGGCCGAGGTGGACCGCGCCACCCGCGCCCGCCGCCGGACGCGCACCCGCCGCCGCAACGGCGAAGTGGTGGCAGGTGCCGACAATGGCACGCAGCCCGGCAATGCCGAGGGCTAA
- a CDS encoding aminopeptidase P family protein — MNDAENTQNSAAQPLEERVNNRSQRPSSNAFKAFMASNWAPSSQELPQRDAVAGYAANRRKAISVLFKGERLVIPAGPLKVRSNDCDYRFRPHSGFAHLTGLGLDHEPDAVLILEPVEEGKGDDGGNHRATLYFRPLAGRDTEQFYADSRSGEFWIGARPTLEEFEARLGLATAHVDQLETAITKDVGAPEIGGISIRLVRKVDENIDALVDTARYNTAKDPENLDLGVLDALDEKLSEALSELRLLKDEWEIEQMKIAVSATVEGFEEVVKALPRALTHARGERVVEGAFFARAREVGNELGYDTIAASGNNATVLHWTRNTGRIHAGELLLLDAGVEADSLYTADITRTLPASGAFSDVQRKVYQAVLDAADAGFSAARPGTKFRDIHTAATTVLAERLAEWGILPVSVKEAVSPEGQQHRRWMPHGTSHHLGLDVHDCAQAKRELYLDGVLTEGMVFTIEPGLYFKKEDLAIPEEYRGIGVRIEDDILMTADGPVNLSAALPRNPEDVEDWMAGIYRTEEA; from the coding sequence GTGAACGATGCCGAAAACACCCAAAACTCTGCTGCCCAGCCGCTGGAGGAGCGCGTCAACAACCGCTCACAGCGGCCCAGTTCCAACGCCTTTAAGGCCTTCATGGCCAGCAACTGGGCGCCGTCCAGCCAGGAACTTCCCCAGCGGGATGCTGTCGCCGGTTACGCCGCAAACCGGCGCAAGGCAATCTCCGTCCTGTTCAAAGGCGAACGCCTGGTCATCCCCGCCGGCCCTCTCAAGGTCCGCTCCAACGACTGCGACTACCGCTTCCGGCCGCACTCCGGCTTCGCCCACCTGACCGGGCTCGGCCTGGACCACGAGCCGGACGCCGTCCTGATCCTGGAACCGGTTGAAGAGGGAAAGGGCGACGACGGCGGCAACCACCGGGCGACGCTGTACTTCCGGCCGCTGGCCGGCAGGGACACGGAGCAGTTCTACGCGGACTCCCGCTCCGGCGAGTTCTGGATCGGAGCCCGCCCCACCCTGGAGGAGTTCGAGGCCCGGCTGGGACTGGCCACCGCACACGTCGACCAACTGGAAACGGCCATCACCAAGGACGTGGGTGCCCCGGAAATCGGCGGCATCTCCATCCGCCTGGTCCGCAAGGTGGACGAGAACATCGACGCCCTGGTGGACACGGCCCGGTATAACACGGCGAAGGACCCCGAGAACCTGGACCTCGGCGTCCTCGATGCGCTGGATGAGAAGCTGAGCGAGGCCCTCTCCGAACTGCGCCTGCTCAAGGATGAGTGGGAGATCGAGCAGATGAAGATCGCGGTGTCCGCCACCGTTGAAGGGTTTGAAGAAGTGGTCAAGGCCTTGCCGCGGGCCCTCACGCATGCCCGCGGCGAGCGGGTGGTGGAAGGAGCCTTCTTTGCCCGCGCCCGCGAGGTGGGCAATGAACTGGGCTACGACACCATCGCAGCTTCCGGCAACAACGCGACCGTGCTGCACTGGACCCGCAACACCGGCCGCATCCACGCCGGCGAGCTCCTGCTCCTGGACGCCGGCGTCGAGGCGGACTCGCTCTACACCGCAGACATCACCCGCACTCTTCCGGCCAGCGGCGCCTTCAGTGATGTCCAGCGCAAGGTCTACCAGGCGGTCCTGGATGCCGCCGACGCCGGGTTTTCCGCTGCCCGGCCGGGAACCAAGTTCCGTGACATCCACACCGCGGCCACCACTGTCCTGGCGGAGCGTCTGGCCGAATGGGGCATCCTGCCCGTCAGCGTGAAGGAAGCGGTCAGCCCGGAAGGCCAGCAGCACCGCCGCTGGATGCCGCACGGTACCAGCCACCACCTGGGACTGGACGTGCACGACTGCGCGCAGGCAAAGCGCGAACTCTACCTTGACGGCGTCCTCACCGAAGGCATGGTCTTCACCATCGAGCCGGGTCTGTACTTCAAGAAGGAAGACCTGGCGATCCCCGAGGAGTACCGCGGCATCGGCGTCAGGATCGAGGACGACATCCTCATGACGGCTGACGGCCCCGTCAACCTCAGTGCCGCACTGCCGCGCAACCCGGAGGACGTGGAGGACTGGATGGCCGGCATCTACCGGACCGAAGAAGCCTGA
- a CDS encoding DNA-methyltransferase: MTDTVWAPDGGSLVVHADNAEYLPTLPDGAFTLIYVDPPFNTGRPQQRQETRMVVNAGGSGDRVGFKGRSYDTIKGALHRYDDAFSDYWSFLEPRLVEAWRLLADDGTLYLHLDYREVHYAKVMLDAIFGRECFLNEIIWAYDYGARAKNRWPTKHDNILVYVKNPAKYHFDSAEVDREPYMAPGLVTPAKRELGKLPTDVWWHTIVSPTGKEKTGYPTQKPEGLVRRVVAASSRPGDWCLDFFAGSGTLGAVAARLGRKFVCVDQNQPAIDIMAKRLGAHATLTSFRPT, translated from the coding sequence ATGACTGACACTGTTTGGGCGCCGGACGGCGGCAGCCTGGTGGTGCACGCGGACAACGCGGAGTACCTCCCCACGCTGCCGGACGGCGCCTTCACGCTGATTTACGTGGACCCGCCCTTCAACACCGGCAGGCCGCAGCAACGCCAGGAAACCCGGATGGTGGTCAACGCCGGTGGCAGCGGAGACCGTGTGGGCTTCAAAGGCCGCTCCTACGACACCATCAAGGGTGCCCTGCACCGCTACGATGACGCGTTCAGCGACTACTGGTCCTTCCTCGAACCCAGGCTCGTGGAGGCGTGGCGCCTGCTGGCCGATGACGGGACCCTGTACCTGCACCTGGACTACCGCGAGGTGCACTACGCCAAGGTCATGCTGGACGCCATCTTCGGCCGGGAATGCTTCCTGAACGAGATCATCTGGGCCTACGACTACGGCGCCCGGGCAAAAAACCGGTGGCCCACCAAGCACGACAACATCCTGGTGTACGTGAAGAACCCGGCGAAATACCACTTTGACAGCGCCGAGGTGGACCGCGAGCCCTACATGGCCCCGGGGCTGGTGACGCCTGCCAAGCGTGAACTGGGAAAGCTGCCCACCGACGTCTGGTGGCACACCATCGTCTCGCCCACCGGCAAGGAGAAAACCGGCTACCCCACCCAGAAGCCGGAGGGCCTGGTCCGCCGGGTGGTTGCCGCTTCGAGCCGGCCCGGTGACTGGTGCCTGGACTTCTTCGCCGGCTCCGGGACGCTGGGGGCAGTTGCCGCCAGGCTTGGCCGGAAGTTCGTGTGCGTGGACCAGAACCAGCCTGCCATTGACATCATGGCCAAGCGGCTCGGCGCCCACGCCACACTCACCTCGTTCCGGCCCACCTGA
- the thiE gene encoding thiamine phosphate synthase: MNVSTPSFPAGHRPSATEVVNARDSDALKAARLYLCTDARRDRGDFAQFVDAAFAGGVDIIQLRDKTIEAAEELDLLAVLKETAVRHGRLWAVNDRADIAVLSGAPVFHIGQKDLPLAAARTLVNGNAAIGLSSHTTGQVDAALAATAGPAGLDYFCVGPVWATPTKPGRTAVGPGLVKYAAEASRQAADPVPWFAIGGIDHGNVHQVVDAGARRIVVVRAITEAPDPAAAAASLLDALDATGS, from the coding sequence ATGAATGTGTCCACCCCATCCTTCCCCGCGGGCCACCGCCCTTCAGCCACCGAAGTTGTCAATGCCCGGGACAGCGACGCCCTCAAGGCAGCCCGGCTGTACCTCTGCACCGATGCCCGCCGGGACCGGGGTGACTTTGCGCAGTTCGTGGACGCCGCGTTCGCCGGTGGCGTGGACATCATCCAGCTGCGCGACAAGACCATCGAGGCTGCGGAGGAACTTGACCTCCTGGCGGTGCTGAAGGAGACCGCGGTACGGCATGGCAGGCTGTGGGCGGTCAATGACCGGGCGGACATCGCCGTATTGTCCGGGGCGCCGGTGTTCCACATCGGCCAGAAGGACCTGCCATTGGCAGCAGCGCGGACGCTGGTTAACGGAAACGCCGCCATCGGACTCTCCAGCCACACCACCGGACAGGTGGACGCGGCACTGGCAGCAACTGCCGGCCCGGCCGGGCTGGACTACTTCTGTGTGGGTCCCGTCTGGGCCACGCCCACCAAACCGGGCAGGACCGCCGTCGGACCCGGACTGGTGAAGTACGCGGCCGAAGCTTCCCGGCAGGCGGCGGATCCGGTGCCATGGTTTGCCATTGGCGGCATCGATCACGGAAACGTCCACCAGGTGGTGGACGCGGGTGCCCGCAGGATCGTGGTGGTCCGCGCCATCACCGAGGCCCCCGACCCCGCCGCCGCTGCCGCTTCCCTCCTCGACGCGCTGGACGCCACCGGCTCCTGA
- a CDS encoding PHP domain-containing protein, translating into MRIDLHAHSNVSDGTEPPADVMASAARAGLDVVALTDHDSTAGWAEATAVASTFGVALVPGMEVSCRTEEGISVHLLSYLHDPTHPGLLEEITKAKDSRHTRAERMVTILAEDYPLTWDDVIHHVAPGATLGRPHIADALVAAGVVEDRSEAFASILTSRSRYFIPHYAPDPATAVELVRAAGGVPVFAHPVASSRGRIVGERTYRDMIDAGLAGLEIDHRDNPEEGRDFLRRLAARHGLLITGSSDYHGTGKPNLLGENVTAPDMLARIEELGTGAAVVRP; encoded by the coding sequence GTGAGGATTGACCTGCATGCCCACTCCAACGTTTCCGACGGTACCGAGCCACCGGCCGATGTCATGGCATCTGCTGCGCGCGCGGGCCTTGACGTCGTTGCCCTGACCGACCACGATTCAACGGCTGGCTGGGCGGAGGCAACGGCTGTCGCGTCAACGTTCGGGGTGGCATTGGTCCCGGGCATGGAGGTCTCATGCCGGACGGAGGAAGGCATCAGCGTCCACCTGCTGAGCTACCTGCACGATCCCACCCATCCCGGCCTCCTGGAGGAAATTACCAAGGCCAAGGATTCCCGGCACACCAGGGCCGAACGGATGGTCACCATCCTGGCCGAGGACTACCCGCTGACCTGGGATGACGTCATCCACCACGTGGCACCCGGCGCCACCCTTGGGCGGCCGCACATCGCTGACGCCCTCGTCGCCGCCGGCGTGGTGGAGGACCGCTCAGAGGCCTTCGCCTCCATCCTCACCTCGCGGTCCCGCTACTTCATCCCGCACTATGCGCCGGACCCGGCCACCGCCGTCGAACTGGTCCGTGCCGCCGGCGGTGTGCCCGTGTTTGCCCATCCCGTGGCGTCTTCCAGGGGACGGATCGTAGGGGAGCGTACGTACCGTGACATGATCGACGCCGGCCTGGCGGGCCTGGAGATCGACCACCGGGACAATCCGGAAGAGGGCCGCGATTTCCTGCGCAGGCTGGCGGCCAGGCATGGCCTGCTGATCACCGGCTCCTCCGATTACCACGGCACCGGCAAGCCCAACCTGCTGGGGGAAAACGTCACGGCACCCGACATGCTGGCGCGAATCGAGGAACTCGGCACGGGAGCCGCCGTCGTCCGGCCCTGA
- the thiO gene encoding glycine oxidase ThiO — translation MRTPTPPTVRADVAVIGGGVVGHGIAWEVQRSGRSVVLIDDAPGTGASWAAAGMLAPVSELHYQEEDLLELMLEASSRWPGFAAGVAGATGADPGYLTTPTLAVGADAADRRALMDLRTVQQANGLAVEPLTVREARQREPLLSPAIACALETPADHQVDPRRLVAALRLALAGTVQEKPELAVAGAVDGYAVPERAAGLLWEGGAVAGARLADGGTVLAGETVVANGLQAGALGGLPGGLELPLRPVHGDILRLAVPRHLQPLVTATVRGLVHGIPVYIVPRQDGTVVIGATQREDALSDAVSAGGVYQLLRDAQALLPAVAELELLECTARARPGTPDNAPLLGRVPAAPGSAGEGAGHVPGLIIATGFFRHGVLLTPAAAAICTELLDGKADPRWAPFSPGRFSRPATPPQAPTSRRQREHHP, via the coding sequence ATGCGTACCCCCACCCCACCCACCGTCCGGGCCGACGTCGCCGTCATCGGCGGGGGAGTGGTTGGCCACGGAATCGCGTGGGAGGTGCAGCGTTCCGGACGCTCCGTCGTCCTCATCGATGACGCGCCCGGTACCGGTGCCAGCTGGGCCGCCGCCGGCATGCTGGCCCCGGTCAGCGAACTGCACTACCAGGAGGAAGACCTCCTGGAACTCATGCTCGAAGCATCCTCGCGCTGGCCCGGGTTCGCCGCCGGCGTCGCCGGAGCAACGGGCGCCGACCCCGGATACCTTACGACGCCGACCCTCGCCGTGGGTGCCGACGCAGCCGACCGCCGCGCGCTGATGGACCTGCGCACCGTACAGCAGGCCAACGGGCTGGCGGTGGAACCGCTGACCGTGCGGGAGGCCCGGCAGCGCGAGCCACTGCTCAGCCCGGCCATTGCCTGCGCCCTGGAGACCCCGGCCGACCACCAGGTGGATCCCCGGCGGCTGGTAGCGGCACTGCGGCTGGCCCTGGCCGGTACCGTGCAGGAGAAACCGGAACTGGCGGTTGCCGGGGCGGTGGACGGATATGCCGTGCCGGAGCGGGCAGCCGGGCTCTTGTGGGAGGGCGGAGCGGTTGCCGGTGCCCGCCTCGCGGACGGCGGCACGGTCCTGGCGGGGGAAACCGTGGTAGCCAACGGCCTGCAGGCGGGGGCGCTCGGCGGCCTTCCCGGCGGCCTGGAGCTGCCCCTGCGGCCCGTGCACGGGGACATCCTCCGCCTTGCCGTTCCCCGGCACCTTCAGCCCCTGGTGACCGCCACGGTGCGGGGCCTGGTCCACGGCATCCCGGTGTACATCGTCCCGCGGCAGGACGGAACCGTGGTGATCGGAGCCACGCAGCGGGAGGACGCCCTTTCCGATGCCGTCAGCGCCGGGGGCGTGTACCAGCTGCTGCGGGATGCGCAGGCGCTGCTGCCCGCCGTCGCTGAACTGGAACTCCTGGAGTGCACCGCCCGCGCCCGGCCCGGAACCCCCGACAATGCGCCGCTGCTGGGCCGGGTGCCGGCGGCCCCTGGCTCCGCCGGCGAAGGCGCCGGGCACGTCCCGGGGCTCATCATTGCCACCGGGTTCTTCCGGCACGGCGTCCTGCTCACTCCGGCCGCAGCCGCCATCTGCACGGAACTGCTGGACGGAAAAGCCGATCCCCGCTGGGCACCCTTCAGCCCCGGCCGGTTCTCCAGGCCGGCGACGCCGCCACAAGCCCCCACATCAAGGAGACAGCGTGAACATCACCCTTAA
- a CDS encoding RNB domain-containing ribonuclease — MSHHRLAPNVHDHRNAVEEALGLLRTELELPGPYPAEAVEDARAAVAGLKLPSYDLTAVGFVTIDPASSTDLDQAVFIEPDGNGYRVMYAIADVPAFVAPGGPLDAETRRRGQTFYAPDGRIPLHPEVISEGAGSLLPGQECSAFVWDFTLDGDASVLSVGVRRARVRSRDKLSYKGAQADLDAGTASPVLRLLREVGLKRVALERARGGASLNMPEQEIVQLPDGGYRIDAVPQLPVEDWNAQISLMTGMAAAQLMLEGKVGILRTMPAPDERSLGHFRLQTEVLGRPWDGEVSYGEYLRSLDPTDPRQLAIMHSAGMLFRGASYTAFDGTVPEDGVQSAIGAAYAHTTAPLRRLVDRFVLVICEALSNRGDVPGWAREALPLLPGIMAGSDQLASRMERLALDTVEAALLLNHIGQEFDAIVISGSKPQSGNGNGNGKGGNGNGKTGNGNGSSGIIQIAEPAVTARCAGDLESGTKVRVRLVSSDITTRQIHFELVS; from the coding sequence GTGTCACATCATCGGCTGGCCCCCAACGTCCATGACCACAGGAACGCCGTGGAAGAGGCGTTGGGCCTGCTGCGGACGGAACTCGAACTGCCGGGCCCGTATCCGGCTGAAGCGGTGGAGGATGCCCGGGCCGCGGTGGCAGGGCTGAAGCTGCCGTCCTACGACCTGACCGCCGTCGGGTTCGTGACCATCGATCCGGCGTCGTCCACGGACCTGGACCAGGCCGTGTTCATCGAACCGGACGGGAACGGTTACCGGGTGATGTACGCGATTGCCGACGTCCCGGCGTTTGTTGCGCCGGGAGGTCCCCTGGACGCCGAGACCCGGCGCCGCGGACAGACGTTCTATGCTCCGGACGGCAGGATACCGCTGCACCCTGAGGTGATCAGCGAAGGGGCAGGGAGCCTCCTGCCCGGCCAGGAATGTTCGGCCTTCGTGTGGGACTTCACGCTGGACGGCGACGCGTCGGTTTTGTCAGTGGGCGTCCGGCGGGCGCGGGTCCGCAGCCGCGACAAGCTCAGCTACAAGGGCGCGCAGGCAGACCTCGACGCCGGGACCGCCTCCCCCGTGTTGCGGCTGCTCCGCGAGGTGGGCCTGAAACGGGTGGCACTGGAACGGGCACGCGGAGGGGCCAGCCTCAACATGCCCGAGCAGGAAATTGTCCAGCTGCCCGACGGCGGCTACCGCATTGATGCCGTACCGCAGCTTCCCGTGGAGGACTGGAACGCGCAGATTTCGCTGATGACCGGGATGGCCGCCGCGCAGCTCATGCTGGAGGGCAAGGTGGGCATCCTGCGCACCATGCCGGCTCCGGACGAACGGTCCCTGGGGCATTTCCGGCTGCAGACCGAGGTGCTGGGGAGGCCCTGGGACGGCGAAGTCAGCTATGGCGAGTACCTGCGTTCGCTGGATCCCACCGATCCGCGCCAGCTGGCCATCATGCACTCCGCCGGCATGCTGTTCCGGGGAGCCTCGTACACCGCCTTTGACGGGACCGTCCCCGAGGATGGTGTGCAGTCCGCCATTGGTGCCGCCTATGCCCACACCACCGCGCCGCTGCGCCGCCTGGTGGACCGCTTTGTGCTGGTCATCTGCGAGGCCCTGAGCAACCGCGGCGATGTTCCCGGCTGGGCACGCGAAGCCCTTCCGCTGCTGCCGGGCATCATGGCCGGCTCAGACCAGCTGGCGTCGCGGATGGAACGCCTGGCCCTGGACACCGTGGAGGCAGCGCTGCTGCTGAACCATATCGGGCAGGAGTTCGACGCCATCGTCATCTCCGGATCCAAGCCGCAAAGCGGAAATGGCAACGGCAACGGGAAGGGTGGCAACGGGAACGGGAAGACCGGAAACGGCAACGGAAGTTCGGGGATCATCCAGATTGCCGAGCCGGCGGTCACCGCCCGCTGCGCGGGCGACCTGGAGTCCGGTACCAAGGTCCGGGTCCGGCTTGTTTCCTCGGACATCACCACCCGGCAGATCCATTTCGAACTCGTCTCCTGA
- a CDS encoding magnesium transporter MgtE N-terminal domain-containing protein — protein sequence MSTTPTRVFVARLLGLDVFDPLGDRLGRLRDVVVLSRGTQGAPHVVGIVVEVPGKKRVFVPMTRITSIDQTQIICTGLVNLRRFEQRGAETLVVAEMFDRRVTLRDGSGDATIEDIAMDQHRSRDWFVSKLFVRRGHSLSPLSRLRRNETLIIDWADAQQGPRTEPQAATQFVANHEDLKPADFAEALQEMSDKRRFEVASELQDERLADVLQELPEDDQVEILSALDVQRAADVLEEMDPDDAADLLGELPSAQAEELLQLMEPEGAEDVRRLLEYDEDTAGGLMTPVPVILPPEATVAEALAHVRREELSPALASSIFIARPPLETPTGRFLGVVHIQQLLRFPPFESLGNLVDKNLEPLSDQAHISEVARTLATYNLNSLPVVNDSGRLVGAVTVDDVLDHLLPDDWRAHDGEAPIRRLGGRIG from the coding sequence GTGAGTACAACACCGACACGCGTCTTCGTGGCACGCCTCCTGGGCCTCGACGTCTTCGACCCGCTGGGCGACCGGCTGGGCCGGCTGCGCGATGTTGTTGTGCTGTCCCGCGGAACCCAGGGAGCTCCGCACGTAGTGGGCATCGTGGTGGAAGTTCCGGGAAAAAAGCGGGTCTTCGTTCCCATGACCCGCATCACCTCAATCGATCAGACCCAAATCATCTGCACGGGCCTGGTCAACCTGCGCCGGTTTGAACAGCGGGGGGCGGAAACACTGGTGGTGGCGGAAATGTTCGACCGGCGGGTTACCCTCCGCGACGGCAGCGGCGACGCCACCATCGAAGACATCGCCATGGACCAGCACCGGTCCCGGGACTGGTTCGTCAGCAAACTCTTTGTCCGTCGCGGCCATTCCCTTTCCCCCTTGAGCCGGCTGCGCCGCAACGAAACCCTCATTATTGACTGGGCGGACGCCCAGCAGGGCCCGCGCACCGAGCCGCAGGCCGCAACCCAGTTCGTGGCCAACCACGAAGACCTCAAACCCGCCGACTTCGCCGAAGCCCTGCAGGAAATGAGCGACAAGCGCCGCTTCGAAGTGGCCAGCGAACTGCAGGACGAACGGCTGGCCGACGTCCTCCAGGAACTGCCGGAGGACGACCAGGTGGAGATCCTCTCCGCACTGGATGTCCAGCGCGCCGCCGACGTCCTGGAAGAGATGGATCCCGACGACGCCGCCGACCTCCTCGGTGAACTCCCCTCCGCCCAGGCCGAGGAACTGCTCCAGCTGATGGAGCCCGAGGGCGCCGAGGACGTCCGCCGCCTGCTTGAATACGACGAAGACACCGCGGGCGGCCTGATGACCCCGGTGCCCGTCATCCTGCCCCCGGAAGCCACCGTCGCCGAAGCCCTGGCCCACGTCCGGCGCGAGGAACTCTCTCCCGCCTTGGCGTCGTCGATCTTCATCGCCCGGCCCCCGCTGGAGACGCCCACGGGCCGGTTCCTGGGCGTGGTCCACATCCAGCAGCTCCTCCGCTTCCCGCCCTTCGAATCGCTCGGCAACCTCGTGGACAAAAACCTGGAGCCCCTGTCCGACCAGGCGCACATCAGTGAAGTGGCACGGACCCTGGCTACCTACAACCTGAACTCCCTTCCGGTGGTTAACGACTCCGGCCGGCTTGTGGGGGCGGTGACTGTTGATGACGTTTTGGATCACCTGTTGCCCGATGACTGGCGCGCCCATGACGGTGAAGCCCCGATAAGAAGGCTCGGTGGCCGTATTGGCTGA